From the genome of Longispora fulva:
CCACGGCGCGGAGCATCTCGTGCCGCGCGACGAGCCGCCGCCACGCCGTGGTGAGCAGGTCGGGGTCGAGGCGTTTGCCGTCGAGTTCGAAGTAGGCGTGCGGGGCGACGTTGCCGAGGACGAAGTTGGGGCCCCGGCCGACCCAATAGGCGTACTGGATCTCGGTCAGCGGAAAGGACTCAGTGTTGTCCACGCGGACACCCCCCGGGCGCGACGCGGCATCGTGACATCTTCATATGTGATGTACCAGCCTTATCCAGGTCAATGCGCCTCAATGGGCGGAGAGGCGGCAGAGCTAATGATCGCCACCGTTTATTCCCGGTGGCTTCTCCCAGGATGCTCACTTCGTCGGATCCGATGTGGACATACCTGGGGGGCTCTGACCTCGACCTGGGCCGCTACCCGACGCGACCGCCCCGGGCGGGTCGGGCGCGAAACGGAAGATCTTTGACGGTTACGGTGGTTCCCGACCCGGCGCGCGGCGGTCGACCCGCGCCGGACGGCCGGTCAGGTCACGCCATCCGGGCCAGGTCGGCGTGCCGCACCGCGCCCCGCAATGGCAGCCCGGCGGCGTACCGCTCGATGTCGGCGACCGCGTAGGCGCCCAGCAGGCGGAGCTCGCGGCCGCGTACCCCCGCGATGTGCGGGGTGACCAGAACGTTCGGCAGCACCAGCAGCGGGTGGTCCAGGGGCAGCGGCTCGGGGTCGGTGACGTCGAGGACGGCGTCGAGCCGGCCGGCGGCGCAGTGCCGGGTGAGCGCGGCGGTGTCGATCAGCGCGCCGCGCGCCGTGTTGATCACGACCGCCCCGTCCCGGAGCAGGTCGAGCCGGCGGGCGTCGAGCAGGTGGTGGGTCTCGGGCAGCGACGGGGCGTGCACGGTGACGATGTCCGACCGCCGGCACAGGGTGTCCAGGTCGACGAGCGTCGCGCCCCCGCCGCCCGCCGCACCGCCGCCGCCCGGCGGGGCGGCCCGGAACTCCGCCGGGTCCGCGTACGGGTCGGCCACCAGGACCTCGACGCCGTAGTCGGCGAGCATCGCGATCACCAGCCGGCCGACCCGGGACGCGCCGACCACCCCGACGACGCACCCGGTCAGGCCGGTCGCCTCGCCAGGGGCGTGCCGGTGGCCGTCGTGGCCGTTGCGCAGGTCGCGCGCGGCCCCGAAGGCCCGCTTCGCCGCGAGGACCAGGGCTGCCAGGGTGTACTCCGCGACCGGCCGCGCGTTGGCCTCGGCGGCGGAGGACACCAGGATGCCGGCCGCGTACACGGCGTCGGTGACGTGGCCCTTGACCGACCCGGCGGCGTGCACGACGGCCCGCAACCGGGGCGCGCCGGCCAGGAACTCCGCGTCGATGGTCGGGCAGCCCCAGCCGGTGAGCAGCACCTCGGCCCGGGCGAGCGCGGCCGGGGCCGGGCCGGCCTGGAGGTTGACCGCCGGGTCCCAGGTGGCGGTCCGGTCCAGCCGGGCCCGGAGGTCGGCCGGCAGCAGGTCGCCGACGAGGTCGGGCGGCAGGGCGAGGACGACGGCGGGATGGTCGGACATGGTGCCCCCGGTTCGGCGGAAGTAAACGATTACTGAAGTTGCACCGTAAGCCGATCGGGCTGGTGCGCGCAAGTGGCTCAAGTCACCGTTGGAAAGCGGTTTCCAACCCGGGAATAACATACCAAATCCGGCAAAAAAGTCCTGAGATAACTGGCTGGACACCCTCTTGACCTGAAGTAGTAACCGTTTTAGTGTCACGCCAGATAGTCCCTGAGCGATCCCGTGACCGAGAGGACAGAAGGTGACCGTGACCAGCCCGCCACCGACGCCCCGCCCGCCGAGCCGGCGCCGTCGGCTGCGCCGGGACGCGCTGCTGCTCGCCCTGATGCTGCCGGGCGTTGCCTACTTCCTGGTGTTCCACTACGGCGCGCTGTTCGGGAACGTGATCGCCTTCCAGGACTTCGTGCCCTACCTGGGCGTCGGCGACAGCGACTGGGTCGGCTTCTCCAACTTCGCCGCGATGTTCGGCGACCCGGCCTTCTGGAACGCGGTGCTCAACACCGTGCTGATCGCGGCGCTGCAGCTGGTGTTCTACTTCCCGGTACCCCTCGCGTTGGCTCTGCTCCTGCACAGCCTGACGGGGAAGTTCCTGCAGAAGTTCGTGCAGAGCGTGGTCTACCTGCCGCACTTCATCTCGTGGGTGATCGTGATCGCGCTGTTCCAGCAGATCCTGGGCGGCACCGGGGTGCTCAACGGCTTCCTCGGCGACCACGGCCTGCACACCGTGGACATCATCGGCAACCCGACGCTGTACAAGCCGCTCGTCGTCGCCCAGGTGATCTGGAAGGAGTCGGGCTTCGGCACGATCATCTTCCTGGCCGCGCTGTCCCAGGTCGACGTGCAGCAGTACGAGGCCGCCGCCCTGGACGGGGCCGGCTACGGCCGCCGGCTGTGGCACGTCACCCTGCCGGCGATCCGGCCCGTGATCGTGCTGCTGCTGATCCTGCGGCTCGGCGAGTTCCTCTCCATCGGGTTCGAGCAGTTCTTCCTGCAACGCGACGCCGTGGGCCCCGAGGCCGGCGAGGTGATCGACACCTTCGTCTACTACGCCGGCTTCGCCAACGGCAACTGGGGCCTGGCCGCCGCGGCCGGCCTGTTCAAGGGCGTGGTCGGCCTGGGGCTGATCTACACCGCGAACCGGATCGCCCACCGACTCGGAGAACAAGGGGTGTACGCGCGATGAGACCCGCCTGGCAAGGACGACCCACCATCGCGGTGCGGGTGGCCAAGGGCGTCGCGCTCCTGGTCGTGACGCTCCTCGTCGTGTTCCCTCTGTGGACGGTCGTGGCCACCAGCATCAGTTCCCCGGAACTCGTGACGGCCAACGGCGGCTACGTGATCTGGCCCTCGGACCTGTCCGTCGACGCCTACCGCGAGATCCTCGGCGGCGGCATCGTCACCCGGGCGCTGCTGGTCAGCGCCGGGGTCACCATCATCGGCACCGCCCTGAGCCTGGTCGCCACGATCGGCCTCGCCTACGGGCTGGCCCGGCCGCAACTGTTCGGCGGCCGGCCGATCCTGCTGACGGTCATGTTCACGTTCCTGTTCCCGCCGAGCATGATCCCGCTGTTCCTGATCGTGAAGGGCACCGGCCTGTTCGACACCTTCTCCGCGCTCGTGCTGCCGTTCCTCGTCAACGTGTTCAACCTCGTGGTGATGCGCGGCTTCTTCCAGTCGGTCCCGGCCGAGCTCCTGGAGGCGGCCCGGATCGACGGGGCCGGCGAGTTCCGGATCCTGCTCCGGGTGGTCCTGCCGCTGTCCAAGGCCGTGGTCGCCGTGATCGGGCTGTTCTACGCCGTCGCGTACTGGAACAGGTTCTTCGAGGCGATCATCTACTTCAACGACCAGTCGAAGTGGCCGATCGGCACCGTGCTGCGCCAGTACGTCACCCAGGGCGCGCAGCTCGCCGACTCCAGTGTCAGCGAGTCCGCCAGCGCGAACGCCCCCCAGTCGATCCAGATGGCCGTCGTCGTACTCGCCACTCTGCCGATCGTGTGTCTCTACCCGTTCGTCCAGCGCTACTTCGTCAAGGGCGTCCTCACCGGGGCGGTCAAGGCGTGATGCGACGTGTCCCTCCACCCCCAGAGTTTCAGCTGCGCTACTTCGTCAAGGGCGTCCTGACCGGCGCCGTCAAGGCTTAGAAGGGAATGACCATGGACCGCAGGTCCCTCCTCAAGATGATCGGCGCGGGGGCGCTCGCCGTCACCGCCGGCGGCACGCTCGCCGGGTGCGGCGGAGGTGCCACGAAGGGCGCCGTGGGCAACTCGGGCAAGAACCTCACCCCGTGGCCGACGTACGTGCCGTTCGCCGGCCCCAAGCCCGACCTGGCTCCCGAGGCGAAGTTCGGCATCCAGGCCGGCTACCTCAACTACCCGCAGCACCTCGCCACGGCCGTCAAGGACAAGGTCGGCGACGGCTCCGACGTCACGGCCATGGTGATCACCTACGGCACCCCGCCGAAGCCGGCCGAGCAGAACCAGCTCTGGGCCGCGCTGAACAAGGCGCTCGGCGTGAACCTGAAGCTGGTCCTGGTGCCCGACGCGGAGTTCCAGAAGAAGATGGCCACCGTGATGGCGTCGGGGGACCTGCCCGACATCATCATGTTCGGCGCGGGCTACTACCTGTCCCGGGAGCAGGACTTCATCCAGACCCAGTGCGCGGACCTGTCCGACCTGATCGGCGGGGACCACGTCAAGGCGTACCCGAACCTGGCCAACATCCCGGCCTACTCCTGGCAGGGCATGGGGCGGATCGGCGGCAAGATCTACGGCATCCCCACCGAGCGGCCGATGCCCGGCAACAGCCTGATCCTGAACCGGACGGCGATGGACAGCGCCGGCGTGCCCCGGGACTGGAACGCCGACCAGTTCCTCGCCGGGCTGAAGGGGTACACCTCCGGCAAGAAGTACGGGATCGGCGCCTCGACCAGCAACTTCACCGGCTGGGCCTCGGCGGCCTACCACGCCGGCTCGTTCGGCGCGCCCAACCTGTGGAAGGTCGAGGGCGGCAAGTTCATCCCCACCTACGAGACAGACCAGTTCCGCCAGGCCCTGGAGTTCATGACCAAGCTGCCCTACTACCCGGACTCGCTGACCACCAGCGCGGTGGACATGAAGTCGCTGTTCTACAACCAGACGGTGGCCTCGATGACCGACGGGTTCGGCGCGTACGCGGGCACGGCAGCCAAGGTCAAGGACTTCACCTTCGACTTCGCGCTGCCCTACGGCAAGAACCCCACCCCGTGGCAGGGCAACGGCCGGTTCGGGTACGTGGTGTTCAAGAAGGCCCCGACCGACCGGCTCAAGCTGCTGCTGCGGGTGTGCGACTACCTGGCCGCGCCGTTCGGTTCCACGGAGTACGAGCTGTGCAACTTCGGCGTCGAGGGCGCCCACTTCACCCGGGGCGCCGACGGCGGGATCGTCACCACCGAGCTGGCCAAGACGGAGAACATCACCAACCTGCCGGTGAAGTACATCGCCGCCGCCCCGCAGGTGATCTACTTCCCCGGCAACCCGGAGGCCACGAAGCGGCTGCACCAGTGGGAGCGCGACACCCTGCCGCGCAGCGTCGCCGACCCGTCCAACGGACTGCGCTCCGCGACCTGGTCGACGAGCGGGGCCCAGCTCGACAAGGTGATCGGCGACGGGCTGGCCGCGGTGATCTTCGGCCGCAAGTCGGTGTCCGAATGGGACGCGATCGTCAAGGACTGGAAGGCCAAGGGCGGGGCGAAGGCCGCCGAGGAGTACGCGACGGAGCACGCCGCCGCCTGACGGGCGGCGCGTCCGGGTCGGGCCCGGACGGGCGGACCCACCGACGCAAGTGATCCGCACGCACCCGGGTGGTGGCCGCCACCGCGGTGCGTGCGGATCCTCCGCGTCGGTCAGGCGCGCAGGCGGGAGCGGACCGAGTCGCGGATCACCACATGCGTGCCCAGCACCACGTGCGGGGTCAGGTCGGGGGAGTGCAGCGCGAGCCGCACCGCCTGGCGCCCCAGCTCCTCACTGGGGATGTGCACCGTGGTCAACCGCAGGTCGAGCGCCGGGGAGATGTCGTTGTAGCCGACCATCGAGATGTCCTGCGGCACCGACAGCCCCGCCTCGCGCAGCGCCTGCATCGCGCCGGCGGCCACCAGGTCGTCCGAGCCGAACACCGCCGTGAACCCGGGCGGGCCGGCGGCGAGGAGGCGGCGCATCGCGTCGTACCCGAAAGGGCGGCCGAACATGCCCAGCACCTGCAACGCCGGATCCTCGGCGATCCCGTGCTCGGCCAGGGCCCGGCGGTAGCCGGCGATCCGCTCCTCCGCCGTGCTGTGCCCGGGCGCGCCGCCCAGGTAGAGGATCCGCTCGTGCCCCTGGGACAGCAGGTGGCTGGTGAGCGCGTACGCCCCGGCCGAGTTGTCGTACTCCACGGTCACCGCCGGCACGTCCGGACCCAGCGACGGCCGGCCGACCAGCACGAGCCGCGAGCCCGCCGCGTGCAAGGAGCCGGCGACCTGGGCCATCCGCCGCCGGTACTCCTCGTCCTCCACCACGGCGCCGACCAGGATCACCGCGTCGGCGTGCTGTTCGCGCAGCAGGGTGAGGATCGCCATCTCGCGGTCCGGGTCCCCGCCCGTGGTGCAGATCAGGCACAGTCGGCCCTCGGCGGCCGCCTGGTCCTCCACGCCCTGGGCGATCTTCGCGTAGAAGGCCGCGTCGACCGCGCTGACCAGGATCGCGACCGTCTTGGCGCTGTGGCCGGACAGGGCGCGGGCGTGCGCGTTGACCACGTAGTCCAGCGCCGCGACGGCCTTGGTGACCCGGGCCCGGGTGGCGGGCGCGACCGGGTAGGTGCCCGCGAGCACCCGCGACACGGTGGCGACTGAGACCCCGGCCCGCTCGGCGACGTCGCGGATGGTCGCGCGGCCGCCCGGGGTGGTGCGCTTGCGGCTCATCGACCCTCTGTTTCTGTAAACGTTTTCATCACAGAATAGTGCATCCGCGGCACGGGTCAAGGACGCCCTCTTGACAGGTACGCGTCGATAGGTAAACGTTTTCCACATGCTTGCCACGCCCGCCGAGGACCGGGTCCTCTCGCCGCACACCGGCTGGGGTCGCGACCACTGGGTCGCCGTCGCCGACCACTGGCTGCTGCACCTGCGCCGGTACGCGAGCCCCGACCGGGCCCACTTCCACGTCCCCGGCCGCACCAGTGGCTCCGGTGTCCGCAGCGACGGGCTCGAGGCGTTCGCCCGGAGCATGCTGCTCGCCGCGCACCGGATCGCCACGGGCGACGACCCGCACGACTACGCCGGCTGGTACGCGGCCGGCATCGCCGCCGGGGTCGCGGGCGAGTGGTCCCGCGCCGACCCGTGCGTCGTTTCGATGGTCGGCACCGGCCAGCCCACGGTGGAGGCCGCCAACGTCGCCCTCGCCCTGCGGGCCAGCCGGGGCCGGATCTGGGACCGGCTGGACGCGACGACCCGCGAGCGCCTGGTCGACTGGCTCGGCCACCACGCCCGGCTGCCCGTGTGGCCGAACAACTGGCAGCTGTTCCCGGCGGCGTGCGAGGCGTTCCTCGGCTCGGTGGGCGCCGATGTGACGGGCTGCCGGGGCGCGGCCGGCGTCGCGGTGATCGAGGGGTACCACCAGGGCGGCGGCTGGTACCTCGACGGCCCCGGGCGCAACGTCGACCACTACCTCGGCTGGGCCATCCACCCCTTCCTCGGCATGTGGTACGCCGAACGCGGCACCCCCGACGAACTGCAGGCCTGGCGGACCCGGCTCGCGTCCTTCGTCGCCGACTTCGCCCGCACCTTCGCCCCAGACGGCCGGATGATGCACCAGGGCCGCTCGCTCACCTATCGCACGGCGGCCCTGTCCGCCCTGTGGCTCGCGGAGTCCGAGGGCGTCTCGCCCCTGGAGCCCGGGGAGACCCGGCGGATCGCCAGCGGCCTGCTGCGGTACTTCACGGACCTGGGCGTCGGCGTCGAACGGCCCGTGTCCCTCGGCTGGGGCGCGCCGGACCACCTGGCCCTGACCCAGTCCTACAGCGGCCCGGGTTCGCCGTACTTCGCGGCGACGGGTTTCGCCGGCCTCGGCCTGCCCGCCGATCATCCGGTGTGGACTGACGTGGAACCCGATCCGGTCACGGAACCGTTCACCCGCCCGTTGCCGGCGGTCGGCTGGCTGGTGCACGGCGCGGGCGATGGCGTGGTCCGCCTGGTCAACCACGGCAGCGACCACGCCTCCGACTCCTGGAACACGCCGACGGCCACCGACCCCGACGACCCGCACTACGCCAAGTTCGGCTACTCCACCCACACCGCCCCCGGCACCGGCGCGGCGTTCGACGACGCGGTCGACGGGCACCTCGCGCTGCTGCGGGGCGGCCGGGCCAGCCGACGCGGCCGGATCCTGGGCCACCTGGTCGACGGGAACCTGGCCGCCTCCTGGCACGTGCCGCAACGCGACGGGGCCGCCTGGGACGCGCGGGTCGTGACGGCCTCGGTGGTCGACGCCGGCCACGAGGTGCGCTGCCACTGGGTGACGGCGCGCGGCGCGTATGGGCTCCGCGAGGGCGGGCACGCGGTGGCCGGGGCGGCGGTGACGGCCGCCGACGGGGTGGTCCGTTCCGCCGACGGACTGGTCAGCTCCGTGGTCGCCCTGTACGGCTGGACCGGGGCCGGCAGCGTCGCGCAGGACGGGTGCAGCGCGTCCGGCGCGGTGGCCGCGGCGCCGTACCTGACCGGCGAGGTCAACGGCGAGGGCGTGTTCGTCGCCGACCACCGGCTGGGCTTCACAGCGGGCGACGCCGAGGCCGGTGACGGCGTCGACTCCGACGCCGGCGTCGACCCGGTGACGGCGGATGTGGCCGGCACTGTGGTCACCGTGACCTTTCCGTCCGGCCGGGTCCGCACCGTCGACCTGGCCGCGCTGTTCGATCTCCCGGCACCCGGGTAGCCGGTCCCGCCGGGCCCCGCAAGGCACCCCTCCCCGAAGGAACGCACATGAGACGCTTCCTCCCCGTGCTGGTCCTCGCCGCGACCCTCCTGGCACCGACGCCAGCCGGGGCCGCCGCCCCCGCCACCTACTACCTGGACTGCTCGGCAGCCGCCACCGGCGACGGCACGGCCGCGACCCCGTGGCGCGACCTCGCCACGGTCAACGCGCACACCTTCGCCCCGGGCGACACCCTGGCCCTGCGCCGGGGCGTCACCTGCACCGGCCAGCTGCACCCCCTCGGCTCCGGCACCGCCACGGCCCCGGTCACCGTCGCCGCCTACGGCACCGACACGGCCCGCCCGGTCGTGGCCGCCGCCGGCACCGCGTACGCGGCGTTCTACCTGCGCAACCAGGAGTACTGGGAGATCCGGGACCTGGAACTGACCAACGACGCCGGTACGGCCGCCGAACGCGACGGCCTGCTCGTCGAGCTGACCGACTTCGGCACCGGGCACCACTACGTGGTCGACAACGTCTACGTCCACCACGTGCGCGGCGACGACTCCAAGTGGAGCAACGGCATCCAGTTCCGGGTCAGCGGCACCACCACGCCGACGCACTTCGACGACGTGCTGGTCCAGAACTCCGAGGTGTTCCACGTCGACCGCGAGGGCCTGACGACCCGCTCGACGTGGATGTGCCGGCCCACGTACGGCACCGGGGACGGCTGCGGCACGACCCAGAACTGGGTGGCCAACACCCGGGTGGTGTTCCAGGACAACCTGCTGCACGACATCGGCGGCGACGGCCTGGTGACCCGGGTGACCGACCACGCCCTGGTGCAGCGCAACGTGGCCTACGACATCGCGACGCGTTCGCCCGGCAACAACGCCGGCCTGTGGACCATCAACAGCGACTACCCGACGTTCCAGTTCAACGAGGTGCACCACGTGCGCCGCCAGCCGGGGACGAACGACGGCATGGCCTTCGACTCCGACTTCGGCAACCTGGGAGCGGTGTTCCAGTACAACTACAGCCACGACAACGAGGGCGGCTTCCTGCTGTTCTGCGGGGCGTGCGGGGGCGGGTCGAGTTCGACGGGCACCGTGGTCCGGTACAACCTGAGCGAGAACGACCACTCCCGGATCCTGTACGCGGTGGGGGAGAAGGACGCCCGGATCTACCAGAACACGTTCCACCTGCCGGCCGGGTCGACGACCGCGATCGTGCAGGACTCGGGGAACACGAAGGTCGCGTTCACCAACAACATCGTGTCCAACCTCGGCAGCGGCGGTTACAGCGGCGCGGCGTCGGCGTACACGTGGACGAGCAATGTGTTCTTCGGGTCCCACCCGGCGAGCGAGCCCGCGGACCCGGGCAAGATCACGGCGGATCCGAAGCTCGTCGCGCCCGGCACCGGCCCGGCCGGACTGCGGCTCGGCGCGGGCTCACCGGCACGCGGGGCCGGCACGGTGATCGCCGGCAACGGCGGCCGGGACTACTTCGGCGGCGCGGTGCCCACGGGCTGCCGGCCGGACATCGGCGCGCACCAGGCGTCGCCGACCTGCGCGAACCTCGCCGCCAACGGCGACTTCGAGGCCGGCACCCTGGCCCCGTGGACGGTCTACAACCGGGGCGCGCTGGACCCGACGGCGCACGCGGGCACCGCCGGCGTGCGGGTCGGCGCCTACCCCGGCTCGGTCGAGCAGGTGGTCACCGTCGCGCCGAACACCACCTACACCCTCGCCGGATGGGGCAGGGTGTCGGCGACCGACACCCAGGTCGTGATCGGCGTGAAATCCTTCGGGGGTACCGAGACCCGCGCCCCCGCCTTCACCACGATGTCCTGGGCCTTCGGTAGCGTCACGTTCACCACCGGCGCGACGAACACGACCGCCCGGATCTACTGCTATGCCCGGGTCGGCACCGGCTACGGCTACTGCGACGACATCACCCTCGTGGCGACCTGACAGCGTCCGGCTGCTCGCTGACGACGGGCCCCTCGGGGCCCCAGGAGGCGAGCAGCCGCAACGCCTCCTCGGACGCCGACCCCGGCTCCGCGTGGAACGTGATCAAGTGCAGGTCGCCGGGCACGGGGAAGATCTCGTACGCGAGGGTCATCGGCCCCACCACCGGGTGCTGGAACTCCTTCGTGCCGAACGTCTTGTCCTGCACTCCGTACGCCGCCCACAGCTGGCGGAAGTCCTCGCTGCGCACCGACAGCTCGCCGACCAGCGTGCACAGCCGCTCGTCGCACGGGAACCGCCCGGCGTCGAACCGCAGGTAGTTGACAGTGTCGCGGGCCTTGCCGGCCCAGTCGACGAACAACGCCCGCGCCCGGGGGTCCAGGAACACGAACCGGGCCATGTTCCGCTCGGCCGGCGGCAGGGCCGGGAAGTCCACCAGCAGCGCGCGGGCCAGGCGGTTCCAGCCGAGCACGTCGGTGCGCCGGCCCGTGATGTACGCCGGCACGCCGTCCATCGCGTCGATCAGCTGCTGCAACTGGGGCCGGACCCGCTGCGGTCGGGCCGGGCGCGCCGCCGCCCGCCGGTCGGGCCGGGCCAGGTGCATCAGGTGCGCCCGCTCCGCCTCGTCGAGCCGCAGCGCCCGGGCGACGGAGTCGAGGATCTCCACCGACACGTTCTGGCC
Proteins encoded in this window:
- a CDS encoding carbohydrate ABC transporter permease; amino-acid sequence: MRPAWQGRPTIAVRVAKGVALLVVTLLVVFPLWTVVATSISSPELVTANGGYVIWPSDLSVDAYREILGGGIVTRALLVSAGVTIIGTALSLVATIGLAYGLARPQLFGGRPILLTVMFTFLFPPSMIPLFLIVKGTGLFDTFSALVLPFLVNVFNLVVMRGFFQSVPAELLEAARIDGAGEFRILLRVVLPLSKAVVAVIGLFYAVAYWNRFFEAIIYFNDQSKWPIGTVLRQYVTQGAQLADSSVSESASANAPQSIQMAVVVLATLPIVCLYPFVQRYFVKGVLTGAVKA
- a CDS encoding helix-turn-helix transcriptional regulator; translated protein: MGLHTELSDFLRSRRARLSPEEAGLSTYGGRRRVPGLRREELAQLAGVSVAYYTRLEQGNGQNVSVEILDSVARALRLDEAERAHLMHLARPDRRAAARPARPQRVRPQLQQLIDAMDGVPAYITGRRTDVLGWNRLARALLVDFPALPPAERNMARFVFLDPRARALFVDWAGKARDTVNYLRFDAGRFPCDERLCTLVGELSVRSEDFRQLWAAYGVQDKTFGTKEFQHPVVGPMTLAYEIFPVPGDLHLITFHAEPGSASEEALRLLASWGPEGPVVSEQPDAVRSPRG
- a CDS encoding extracellular solute-binding protein gives rise to the protein MDRRSLLKMIGAGALAVTAGGTLAGCGGGATKGAVGNSGKNLTPWPTYVPFAGPKPDLAPEAKFGIQAGYLNYPQHLATAVKDKVGDGSDVTAMVITYGTPPKPAEQNQLWAALNKALGVNLKLVLVPDAEFQKKMATVMASGDLPDIIMFGAGYYLSREQDFIQTQCADLSDLIGGDHVKAYPNLANIPAYSWQGMGRIGGKIYGIPTERPMPGNSLILNRTAMDSAGVPRDWNADQFLAGLKGYTSGKKYGIGASTSNFTGWASAAYHAGSFGAPNLWKVEGGKFIPTYETDQFRQALEFMTKLPYYPDSLTTSAVDMKSLFYNQTVASMTDGFGAYAGTAAKVKDFTFDFALPYGKNPTPWQGNGRFGYVVFKKAPTDRLKLLLRVCDYLAAPFGSTEYELCNFGVEGAHFTRGADGGIVTTELAKTENITNLPVKYIAAAPQVIYFPGNPEATKRLHQWERDTLPRSVADPSNGLRSATWSTSGAQLDKVIGDGLAAVIFGRKSVSEWDAIVKDWKAKGGAKAAEEYATEHAAA
- a CDS encoding hydroxyacid dehydrogenase, with protein sequence MSDHPAVVLALPPDLVGDLLPADLRARLDRTATWDPAVNLQAGPAPAALARAEVLLTGWGCPTIDAEFLAGAPRLRAVVHAAGSVKGHVTDAVYAAGILVSSAAEANARPVAEYTLAALVLAAKRAFGAARDLRNGHDGHRHAPGEATGLTGCVVGVVGASRVGRLVIAMLADYGVEVLVADPYADPAEFRAAPPGGGGAAGGGGATLVDLDTLCRRSDIVTVHAPSLPETHHLLDARRLDLLRDGAVVINTARGALIDTAALTRHCAAGRLDAVLDVTDPEPLPLDHPLLVLPNVLVTPHIAGVRGRELRLLGAYAVADIERYAAGLPLRGAVRHADLARMA
- a CDS encoding DUF2264 domain-containing protein; this translates as MLATPAEDRVLSPHTGWGRDHWVAVADHWLLHLRRYASPDRAHFHVPGRTSGSGVRSDGLEAFARSMLLAAHRIATGDDPHDYAGWYAAGIAAGVAGEWSRADPCVVSMVGTGQPTVEAANVALALRASRGRIWDRLDATTRERLVDWLGHHARLPVWPNNWQLFPAACEAFLGSVGADVTGCRGAAGVAVIEGYHQGGGWYLDGPGRNVDHYLGWAIHPFLGMWYAERGTPDELQAWRTRLASFVADFARTFAPDGRMMHQGRSLTYRTAALSALWLAESEGVSPLEPGETRRIASGLLRYFTDLGVGVERPVSLGWGAPDHLALTQSYSGPGSPYFAATGFAGLGLPADHPVWTDVEPDPVTEPFTRPLPAVGWLVHGAGDGVVRLVNHGSDHASDSWNTPTATDPDDPHYAKFGYSTHTAPGTGAAFDDAVDGHLALLRGGRASRRGRILGHLVDGNLAASWHVPQRDGAAWDARVVTASVVDAGHEVRCHWVTARGAYGLREGGHAVAGAAVTAADGVVRSADGLVSSVVALYGWTGAGSVAQDGCSASGAVAAAPYLTGEVNGEGVFVADHRLGFTAGDAEAGDGVDSDAGVDPVTADVAGTVVTVTFPSGRVRTVDLAALFDLPAPG
- a CDS encoding carbohydrate binding domain-containing protein yields the protein MRRFLPVLVLAATLLAPTPAGAAAPATYYLDCSAAATGDGTAATPWRDLATVNAHTFAPGDTLALRRGVTCTGQLHPLGSGTATAPVTVAAYGTDTARPVVAAAGTAYAAFYLRNQEYWEIRDLELTNDAGTAAERDGLLVELTDFGTGHHYVVDNVYVHHVRGDDSKWSNGIQFRVSGTTTPTHFDDVLVQNSEVFHVDREGLTTRSTWMCRPTYGTGDGCGTTQNWVANTRVVFQDNLLHDIGGDGLVTRVTDHALVQRNVAYDIATRSPGNNAGLWTINSDYPTFQFNEVHHVRRQPGTNDGMAFDSDFGNLGAVFQYNYSHDNEGGFLLFCGACGGGSSSTGTVVRYNLSENDHSRILYAVGEKDARIYQNTFHLPAGSTTAIVQDSGNTKVAFTNNIVSNLGSGGYSGAASAYTWTSNVFFGSHPASEPADPGKITADPKLVAPGTGPAGLRLGAGSPARGAGTVIAGNGGRDYFGGAVPTGCRPDIGAHQASPTCANLAANGDFEAGTLAPWTVYNRGALDPTAHAGTAGVRVGAYPGSVEQVVTVAPNTTYTLAGWGRVSATDTQVVIGVKSFGGTETRAPAFTTMSWAFGSVTFTTGATNTTARIYCYARVGTGYGYCDDITLVAT
- a CDS encoding LacI family DNA-binding transcriptional regulator; this encodes MSRKRTTPGGRATIRDVAERAGVSVATVSRVLAGTYPVAPATRARVTKAVAALDYVVNAHARALSGHSAKTVAILVSAVDAAFYAKIAQGVEDQAAAEGRLCLICTTGGDPDREMAILTLLREQHADAVILVGAVVEDEEYRRRMAQVAGSLHAAGSRLVLVGRPSLGPDVPAVTVEYDNSAGAYALTSHLLSQGHERILYLGGAPGHSTAEERIAGYRRALAEHGIAEDPALQVLGMFGRPFGYDAMRRLLAAGPPGFTAVFGSDDLVAAGAMQALREAGLSVPQDISMVGYNDISPALDLRLTTVHIPSEELGRQAVRLALHSPDLTPHVVLGTHVVIRDSVRSRLRA
- a CDS encoding ABC transporter permease, with product MTVTSPPPTPRPPSRRRRLRRDALLLALMLPGVAYFLVFHYGALFGNVIAFQDFVPYLGVGDSDWVGFSNFAAMFGDPAFWNAVLNTVLIAALQLVFYFPVPLALALLLHSLTGKFLQKFVQSVVYLPHFISWVIVIALFQQILGGTGVLNGFLGDHGLHTVDIIGNPTLYKPLVVAQVIWKESGFGTIIFLAALSQVDVQQYEAAALDGAGYGRRLWHVTLPAIRPVIVLLLILRLGEFLSIGFEQFFLQRDAVGPEAGEVIDTFVYYAGFANGNWGLAAAAGLFKGVVGLGLIYTANRIAHRLGEQGVYAR